From the genome of Candidatus Acidiferrales bacterium:
TCGAGGAATTGAAACGCCGTTACCAGATTACCCCTGAAGAGCAAAAGAAGCTTGAGCCCCACATCCTTTCAGCGTTCCAGCGTGCCATAATGAAAGCGGTTATTCTTGTCGTCGATGATGAGGCTGGATTTCTTGAAACAGTGAGAGCCGTCCTTGAAGGATACGGATACAGCGTCTTGACTAAACAAAGCCCCACGGACGCGCTGAAACTTCTAGAGACAACGAATGTCGACATGATCATTGCCGATGTCATGTTCTCGGGTACGGAAGGCGATGGGTTCTCTTTTTACGAGCGCGTTCAGAAAATTCCTCACCTGAAGAAGGTTCCTTTCGTCCTTATGAGCGGGCTGCATGAGAGCTTTTTCGTACGCACGGGAATTCAACTCGGCGTCGATGATTATTTGACGAAACCGGTCGATCCCGATATGCTTGCTGCGGTTGTAGAAGGCAAACTTAAGAAATACAAATCTCTGCGCGAAGCGGACTAGTTTTCCCTCCTTTTCAGTCACGGCACATCGAACCCAAACCTGTCTTCCTTCCTTTGATGACTTCCGCCGAAATTTTGGGCTCAGCCTCTCCAAAGATATTGCAGCTTCACAAAGAATTGACGGCCTGTTTGCCTTATCCCGAATTCGTCGCCGTAGTTTGTGAGATTGTCGGTTGATCCGGCATAGAATATTGTAAAGGGGTTAAGCTTGTAGCTGAAGAGCGGATCGATTTCGAGGGCTTTATTGAACTGATCGTACTGGCCGATCAGCCTCACGAAAATCCGATCGCTGAACTGATATATCGCGGATATCCTGGAGATGTATCCGTCGAAAAGAAGATTGCTTCCGACGGTATCGACAAGTCGCGACCGCGAATAATCCAGCGTTAAAGAAAGTTTTGACGTCGGCTTTAAGATTAGTTCTGCGGTGATATTGTGGCCGTTGCCAAGTGTGGTATTGTCCGCGCGGTATATGAACTTTCCGACAGCAGCGGAAACATTCAAGTTCACCGCGCTCGAGGGTCTGGTATATAGATTGAAGATCCATCTGTGCACGCCAAAAAAATTTACCGAATGATATAGCTCATCGTTGACGAGTAAGTAATTAACGGATAACTGGGTTTGACTCTTCAGTTGTGTGAACGGTGTCAAGACTATCCATCTTTCCTTCCTTGCGTTCTCATAATCAAAATGCAGGAACGAATCCAGATCGATCCCCCACCAGTCTATCAGAGATGTATTAGGATAAAACTGCAGAGTATGATCCATCTCGAGCGTTCTCAAATCGTTTGCGAATATGTATCCGTCTTCCGCTTGGAAAGTCGGGGAGAGATCTCTGTACGTGAATCTGAAACTATAAATTCTCGCATCTCTTCTAAAGTCCGCCTGAAATGCTGTTCCATCATACTCCTGTCCATCGAAAGCCTTCGTGAATTTTGTGTCTCCAAAATGAGATGTGTCCGAGACTATGCTTGTATCGTTCAGTTCTCTGGTGTTCGAATAGAGGAATTGTCCGTCGAAAGTGTAGTTGTCACCGAAGAACAAATCCCAATCGAATCCTCCGACGTAATTGTGCGAGTTCTCGAAATTTCTGCCGGTTCCAAGTGCGCCGACAAAAGATTGTGCTCCGAAGTCGTACTTGGCTCTGAGGACATTAGAGATGGATTGATGTGAAGTCGAAAATGAATTATCACCCGCGTTGTCGAGTACGCTTCCTTCCTCACCTGCAATGATAAAGGCTGAATTCCTGTCTTCCGCCCCGAGGTAAGCCAGGGTCAGCGGTCCTGTTTTTTCCATGACCTTCGTTGCTCCTAGAGGGTTGTTGATCATGCGAGAGTAATACGCCTGGATCGTCGTGTTGAAGAGATCGTTCCCTTCGATGAAGAATGGCCGCTTTTCGGGATAGAAAAGAGCGAATGTCGAATTAACACTTATCTGAGTAGCGTCAGATTCAACCTGACTGAAATCGGGATTGGCGACGCCTTCTATTGAGAAACTTGGGTTTGGGGAATATTTGCCGCCGATACCGAATCTTCCTATAACCGGCCCATCGGAGAATCCGGAATTCGGATCGCTATTGTCGTTAGTCGACCCGCTTTCCAATCCCATCGCATAGGGCAACAGTTCCAGACCACCGATTGACTGAAGTCCTTCGAGACCGTCCAGGGTGCCCTCCTGGCATAAAGGACATGGGTCGTTCAGATCCAGTCGCAGCCACGAATATTGGTAACGGCTTTCGCGCGGCAGATTTCTCAGAAACTCTATTCCCCAGTCCTGCACGCCCGACGCTGGGAAGCGAAGACTTTTGAACGGCAATGCGATTTCTACTGTATACCCGCTGTCGTTCAGCGCTCCCTTCGAATCCCAGACCGCGTCGAAGTTCGCGTCTTCGTTGTTCCCGGTTCTCATAAGATCACCCTGGATACCGAGAGGATTAACGACGAACTCGTATGCCTTTTGGTGGCTCAGGTATGTATCGAGGAACACCATCACAAAATCATCGTCAAAAATATTGTCCCGGTCTGTGACATGAGCCCTTATTTGAGATGGATGCGTATCGTGGCAAATAAATCCAACGTACAAATAGCTGGAGTTGTATAAAATCATAACGGTCGTTTTTTGTTTCGCGGGCAAATTGTAGCCGGGTTGTATTTCGTAATTTATTTCGATTCGAGGTGCCAGCTGCCAATGAGGATCTGTGAGTTTGCCGGTAAGGGCGATATCCCCGTCTATCTTGACCGCCCTGACGTATTTTGATTGATTCGTTGAATCCAGGTCTGCCTTGGCGGATATGGGTAAGCAAATAGACATGATTGCACCCAACAGAATCGTACTCCTCAAGTTCTCCTCCTTTTGACGAAGATACGGATGTCTCAGAAAATCGTTACAGAAAAATTCTTGTTAGATCTGACTTTGTGATGATTTCGGGATGTGAGGATTCTTATCGGTTCTCCATCTGACCTCGCGGGGCAGGAAACATCACCGATTACACTTTTCCGACGATCAATGCAATTAAGCCGAAGACCATCATCAGTTTATAACCGAAACTTGCCTCAGAAAATCCCCGTCTGGAAATGAGCAGGTACGATATATATGCCCCGATCGGAAGGATTGTCAAACCGCAGACCGTGAGGAACTGTATGGGAAGAATTCGCAAGTCAAAGGCGCCCCAAACCATGAATAGTAGTATTGCAGTTAACGCGATAGAAATGTAGGCGGATGCTGCAGTCCCAAATTTCGTAGCGATTGTTTTTACCCCAATCTCACCGTCGCCTTTGACATCCTCGGCATCTTTTATTATTTCCCGAATTAAGTTTGTCAGGAACGCGAACACTGCCGCCGGATATACATCCACGAAATCTTTCACCGCTGCACCGGCATATATGAATGTGAGCCCGGTGACCAGTGCGACGGTGAAGTTTCCGAAAAAGACGGACCGTTTCAATTTAAAGCTGTACATGAATATGAAGACGGCAGCGACGATGGCGATAATAAACGAATGGAAACTTAACCCGGCGCTCGCGATCAAGCCGGCGGTTGTGACAACAAAGTAAAATATTTTCGCTTGGCGTGTTGAAAGTTTTCCGGATACAAGCGGTCGGTACGGACGGTTTATTTTGTCGATGTCCATGTCGAACAGGTCGTTCACCGCGTTTCCCCCGGCCGTAATGAGAGATGCAGCTATTGCGGCCACGAAGATTTCCCAGCTCTTTGCGATGTCTACTCCGCAGAGTATGCCTGCACATTCAACGCTCAGGAAGGTTATGATAACGTTTCCGATGCGTGCTAACTTTAAATAGTATTTCATTTTCATCTCTCGGAACTCAGCATTTAGCTGTCAGTTTTTTGACAAGCGCATGTTCAGTCATTTTCCCCTGTTGCTTTTATTTCCTTTTGACCATCTAAAACCGATTCACGATTCCGAAATGTATCTTGCCTTCGACGAACGAATCGCCTTTACCCAGCGCATAGCTTGCTTTAAGTATGCCGATCCCGGTTTCCACCTGTGCTCCCGCACCGTAGCCGTAAGCCGAAAGCGAGTTGGCTGGAACGTTTGCGATCGGATCGCTTTGCCGGTAAATGTATCCGGCATCAAGGAAGCCGAAGAAAAATGATTCTCTCCCGGTCGCAAACCTGTATTCGATATTTGTCCATGCCGCCTTTGTTGCGATGAACTGGTTTTCAATGTATCCCCTGATTGTGTTTGTCCCGCCAAGTCTGTACATATCACTCTGGTCGAGCTCAGTGCCTGTCACCTGTTCTCCATGAATTCCGATCGCGAATATTTGTCTTGCTATAAATTCGTGGTACAATGAAAGGTCGATGCCGAGATGCTCCGTGTAGTTGATGAGCTTGGTGGTCGGAGTAATCAGCTGTTGAGGCCCGTAGATCTTTTTTTCGCCGAATTGTATTTGAGTTAGATAGAGAACTCCTTGGCGCGGGCTGTAGATATCGTCGCGGGTATCGAAGGTGATCCCGACGCCAAGGTTGAGGACGCTGCTTTCATAGACGAAATAATTGTTGTTTGAATTTTGAAGCGGCGTCGTGGAAAGTGTGCTGATCGAAGTACTGCCGTTGAAATTATCGTTGAATAGGAATGTGCCGCTCACTCCGAAATTTCTTGTTACTGAAGTTGTGTCTTGCTGGCGCTGCGCGAAGTCGAATTCGGCATTTATCGGATATCCAAAAATGTACGGCTCGGCGTAGCCTATCTCTAGTTCCTGTGTGAGTTTCGTTTCCTGGTGCCACATCGCGCGGAACTTTCGACCGCTTCCAAAAAGATTCAGCATCGAAATGTCGATCATGCCCGTGAAATAACCCGATTGGCCAAGCTGTGCCGGCATGTAGCCGATCACTCCATCGAACGTGTTTGTGTTACCTTCGACTACTTTGACGAGCACTCCCGTCGTGTCGCCGGCTTCGAAAAGTTCAGGATCACTAACGCTCTGGAAAAAGCCCAATTTCTGAAGCCGCTGCTTTGCATTTGCCATTTCCGACTGGTCGTAATAAGCTCCCGGTAGGATTCTCATGGCCCGCAATACCACATAATCTTTGGTCTCGGTGTTTCCTTCGACCCGTACCGCGTTTATGCGGAACCTTTCCCCTTCGTTGACGCTCAAAGCGACGCCGAGTGAATCTGTCCCGTCACCGCCATAGACAAAGATGCTGTCGATATGAACCTTGGTGAGCGGGAAGCCGCTGTTGTTGTACTTGCCGATTATATAATCTATATCTTTTTCCAAATCGTCTTGATTCAGCGGGCTTCCGACGCGGGTGGCGAATTCCGTTGTTAGATCTGCGAAGGTGAAAAATTTATTCCCTGTTATCAGTAATTTCCCGATGGTAAGGCGCGGACCTTCACTCAGATAGATCGTGAGCGTCGGTGAAGCGGTGTCTGCAGAGAGCGAGGATGAGTCAACTTTAAAAAGGAGGTAGCCTTCGGAAAAATATTTTTCCTGAATCGACGAGATGCCGGCTTTGATCCGGGCGGTATCTTTGGAAGAGAAATTCAGAGGTTTGAAATATTCGAGGAGATCGATGTTTGAAATTGCATCTGAGCCTACGAATTTTACGTGTGCTATCTTCCATCCCGCAGTCGCGATCTTCGGTTGGGCGTTTGCATTGATGACAAGAAAAAGGAGACTATGGAGAATTGCGGCGGCTGCTATAAAGAATTTCATTCCGGTTTAAAAAATAAGAAGAGACGGCGAGAAGAAACAGGGATTAAAAACTTAAAAGTAAGCATCAAGATATTAGAAGCCAAGATGAATGCTAAAAACACACGGCATCTTGGGGCTAGAGTTGATGAATCGAGTTCCGTCTTTTGTGGCAAAGGATTCCTCCTTTTTTCCCCTTTTCCACTTGACATTCACTTCATGGTGTATTACAATTTAGTCGCAGATATTGCCAGAGGGCAGAAAAAAGCAGGGCGCCCAAAGCACGAAGATCCACCTTATTGTTAAAGTAATTTAAAAAATCTGTCCCCGAATGGTTTCATGCTGCAAGGCGGTATCGAGGAATTACTTGGCATCAAAGGAGTCTCTGAGATGAAAAGTGCTGCAGCGGTTATTGCAATGACATTTCTAACAGTAGGATCACTTCTCGCGCAGGTGCATATAAGGGAGAGCGCGGTGATCACACCGGAGCAGGTGAAGAAAGTGCAGGATGGCGCGACTAAGAATCATACTATGCGCTTCGAGTTTCACTGGGACGGAGCCCCGAAAGGAAGGGTTGAGTGCACGGCACAATGGCCGCACAGCATTGGTCAATGCCCGGTCGAATATACGACGGAGGAATCCGGCAACTTCTTTATTTTAAACTTCCCTTCGCCATCGGCTCAAGCTTACACATTCACGATGTACCTGTGGGATCGGGATTGCAGTGAGAACGCATTAGGCCGGTTCTCATGTCAGGTCTATTGTGACGGTGTATTTGCCGGCAGTGATTCCGGTATCGTTCGTCTGTTCGATTCTTGGTATTATGGCGGCTTGGATTGAACAGATTGCGGCTCATACTCATTTTTGCCTCCCTTTTACGCGAACTTTTCGTTTGCTTTAGGTACGCACGCATTCCATTCCGGAGATTCGACGGGAATGAACCTGGCGGGAATGTATAACGAGGACTACAACAGCGATTGCACCACGACATGGTCGCCGACAGACCCGCTTACATTGACCATCGTTTCAGGGAGTCAATACGTATCGTTTCATCAAAGAGATTCACCGACGGGGGTAGATGCAAAGATTGGTTCGGTCGTTACGACAACGGGGAACGATATTGGTCATTATTCTCTTGTTGCGGACGGAATCACTCCTGATTCAAGTGGTGATTGGGCAACGGTACAGGCGGTTAGTGATGGAATAACCGGAACAGATTCAGTGCAAGTTTGCCAGCTGCCGGATCACTTCTCCGTTTATACTGACCCGGATACAGTCGCACATTCAGGAAGGGCATACATATATGTTCAAGCAGAAAACAGCGCAGGTAATGATATTGTGATTCCCTGGAGTACCCCTCTTTACATCACTGCAGATGATAGTGGAAAGTACGGCGAAGCCTATGATTGGAATAATAATAGCTCACCCTATCCATACGGCGATGCTTCCGGAGAGATGCTGTACAACGCCGATGGTGTGGAACCGAATGGCGTGCAGAAGATTACGATATCTGTTTTAGATGCTAATGATCCGACGAAGAGCGGCACTGGGAGCTTATTTATCGAAGGAGACATTGTTGTACAGGTTGTTCCTTCGGAGATATCGCCCGGCGACACAGCGGCAATTACTGTCAAGCAGAGAAATCCGGATGGAAGCCTGACCGACTTTTCACCGAATCAATCATTCGAAGTCGGGATAGACAGCGGAAACGCTTATGGAACGATTCTGTCATCGGGCGGCGCAGGTGGATATTTCGCATCCGTGTCTCAACCGTTTCAATTCATAGCGGCAGACAGCATAGGTGCAGACTCGGTAAAGGCAGAAATAAGGGTAGGTATACCGAATGAGATAGCGACTTCTATACTGCCTGGTCGAAAAGGAAATTCAGATCAGAACATGAAAGCGAAGCACCCGACAATTAGCATAAATGTCGCAAGTCCTAAGATCCCTGCAAGCAGAGTGAATTCTGTTACAAAAAGTCACAAGATTATTTCTGATGAGAGTAGTTTTACTATGCCCGATTATGGAATTGGATATGTGACTATAAAGGAAGGCGGACCAGAATTAGTGGTTATATATCCTACCGACGAACTCAAAGACGAGAAAGACATAACTAAAGATCCAAAGATGCCTGACATCACGACAGAAGCCAAACTTGCAAATTTCAAAGGCGACTCTGTACATTTCCAATGGAACCTTCGGGTGCAGTGGGAAGGTGATGATGGCAGACAGTTTGACGATTCTTTCAAAGGAAATACAACTGCAGCAGACTCGAATGGTAGTTCATGGAACATAAACTGGGACAAGATACGAGGTGGTGATGAACTGACACTCGATGTAACGGCGACGGCTAGCGGAAAGGTTTATGATAAAACAATAAATCATCCTTTTATAATTACGGGTCTGAATCCGACAAAAGAACAAGTAAAGAATGGATTAAGCACTGAAGAACAAGTGATAGTGTATATGGAAAGCAGGCCGAAGTGGCATCATTTTATAAAAGACCATGATTTTCCGATCTTCGGAAGGCCTCACGGGTACGGACTGATGCAACTTGACACACCGCCTGCCACTGATGAACAAGTTTGGAACTGGAAGGAAAATAGAGCAGAAGGGCAGAGACGTTTTGCTGAGAAAAAAGGATTGGCAGCAGCGCATCCATCAAAGGTAAGAAGGAGGAGTGGCGCGTGTCGTTATGCGACAGACTTTACACAGCAAGAGTATTTAACGGAAGCCTTTCAATTATACAATGGATATTATTACTGGATTTGGCATCCCCGATTTGCCTGGGCTCCTATGTTAGGTGGTTATTGGGAAAAGGATCCAAATTTAGGAGTAAGATATGGAAGAGATTATGGCGGACCTGCGATAGAAATATATAATGATGTAGTAAACGGCAATCCGCCAAGCGGTTGGTAATTTAAATTTATGAGGAGTTAGTCATGCTAAAAAGAATATTGTTTCTGACGGTGCTGGCAAGTTCGGCGGTTTACGCACAACCGTACTACTATTATTTTAAGCATAATTCAGCTTACGATGTGCCAGGGTATAGTGGAGACATTTACAGACTAGATTTAATGACAAACAGCAGCGAACTTTTCGTCAAGGATGCAGGACGTGTTAACGGTCCGATTTTTCATAATTCTGACCAATCTAGAATATTCTTTCAAGTGAGATTTTCGCTTGCAACGGTAGATGTAAGTGATCCATCCCTTCAAATCAAATATGCTCTTAATGGTATAAATGAAGTCAATGAAATAAAGGACTCTCCAAAGACGAATCGATACTACATCACTATTGATGATATGCAAGATAGTACAAGAACTATTGTGGTAGATCGGCAGATGGTAGAGCCTATCGATACAATTTATGAAGATTACACATCGTACAATTCTTTTCTGTCTCAAGACGGAAAAAGCCTTTACAGACTTCAGGATGATTCCACCGGAATATTTTTCTCGGAATATATCATTGACAGCAAACAACAAATGAAACCTCAGAGGGTGGGTAATATCGGGCCTTTTGTAGCGGCCGTATTAAGTGATTCCAGATCTGGGTATGCCCTCGTAAGCTATGTCTACAACCTGGATACTAATTTGACGAGTTTGGAATATACAATTTGTAATGTAAATACGAGAGAGATAATAGCTTCGATAAAATTCCCATGGAATTCTAATGGGTATTTAGTCCCAGCGGAGAATTGTATTGTCTTGGCAAAGTTGATTTCTGATAGAAGTCAAGCAGGTGGTGAATATCATACGGGAGATATTTCTGTCTTTGATGTCCATGCCGGGACATTATTGCAGCGATTAAAACTCCCACCCGAAGGGAAGATATTGTTGTTCGATAACTATCCTAATATGGTGTATTACTATTTTGAGAAGAAGCAAACTTCTATCAACATCGATCTCACCAAACTTCCAACCATCGGAACAATCAACACACAGAATGTTCTCGTGGGCAGCGGAGCATTTACGCTTTCCGTAACAGGAAGAAATTTCACTACGACCTCAAAAGTCCGGCTTAATGGTACAAACCGGGCAACGACTTTCGTCTCGGATACTCTTCTGCAAGCCACAATCCGTGCAGGTGATGTTGATACTGCGACGACGGTATACATTGCCGTCAGAGACAGCATTGCTCCATCGTCTCATGCAACGACAGATTCGGTGGCTTTGAATATTATCTCCGTACCTCAGCAATCGCTGCAACCGATCTTAGATTGTGTAACACAGATTAACGATACTACATACACTGCATGGTTCGGCTATGAGAATGACGACACGACTTCAATCTTTGTCCCAGTCGGTCCGCAAAATGAGTTCTCTCCGACTCCGAACGAGAGAACTCAACCAATTGTTTTCGCACCAGGAAGAAAAGATAAAATCTTCAGTGTGACATTCAACGGCAAGAACTTGACGTGGAAGCTGAACGGGAATGAAGTGGTTGCATCGAAGAAATCGCCGAGGTGCAACTAAGGGCAGAATAGGAAGAAGAGCTCAAAAACAAAAAGGCAGAGAAAAAAGGGAAAGTATTTTTGAAAAGGAGATCCCCGCAATTTCCTCATCGATAGGTGCCAGTAGCACAATTAAGAGCAGGGTCTTTACTTCATCTGGAGTTTATTTCTGCCGGATAAACGCCGAAAATAGAGTAAAATCAAAAAAGACGTTGATGTTAAAGGGGATTTAAAACTAGTTGGATTTGTGAAAACGCTGAATCGCCTTTACGCTGAGTTCGCCGGTTTGAAGTGATTTAATTGCCTTGACTGCCGCCGATGCGGCGGAAAGCGTGGTCGCGAACGAAACCTTGTGCTCGATTGCCGCCCAGCCGATTGCGTATTCGTCGAATCGCGCCTC
Proteins encoded in this window:
- a CDS encoding DUF5916 domain-containing protein — translated: MRSTILLGAIMSICLPISAKADLDSTNQSKYVRAVKIDGDIALTGKLTDPHWQLAPRIEINYEIQPGYNLPAKQKTTVMILYNSSYLYVGFICHDTHPSQIRAHVTDRDNIFDDDFVMVFLDTYLSHQKAYEFVVNPLGIQGDLMRTGNNEDANFDAVWDSKGALNDSGYTVEIALPFKSLRFPASGVQDWGIEFLRNLPRESRYQYSWLRLDLNDPCPLCQEGTLDGLEGLQSIGGLELLPYAMGLESGSTNDNSDPNSGFSDGPVIGRFGIGGKYSPNPSFSIEGVANPDFSQVESDATQISVNSTFALFYPEKRPFFIEGNDLFNTTIQAYYSRMINNPLGATKVMEKTGPLTLAYLGAEDRNSAFIIAGEEGSVLDNAGDNSFSTSHQSISNVLRAKYDFGAQSFVGALGTGRNFENSHNYVGGFDWDLFFGDNYTFDGQFLYSNTRELNDTSIVSDTSHFGDTKFTKAFDGQEYDGTAFQADFRRDARIYSFRFTYRDLSPTFQAEDGYIFANDLRTLEMDHTLQFYPNTSLIDWWGIDLDSFLHFDYENARKERWIVLTPFTQLKSQTQLSVNYLLVNDELYHSVNFFGVHRWIFNLYTRPSSAVNLNVSAAVGKFIYRADNTTLGNGHNITAELILKPTSKLSLTLDYSRSRLVDTVGSNLLFDGYISRISAIYQFSDRIFVRLIGQYDQFNKALEIDPLFSYKLNPFTIFYAGSTDNLTNYGDEFGIRQTGRQFFVKLQYLWRG
- a CDS encoding geranylgeranylglycerol-phosphate geranylgeranyltransferase; protein product: MKYYLKLARIGNVIITFLSVECAGILCGVDIAKSWEIFVAAIAASLITAGGNAVNDLFDMDIDKINRPYRPLVSGKLSTRQAKIFYFVVTTAGLIASAGLSFHSFIIAIVAAVFIFMYSFKLKRSVFFGNFTVALVTGLTFIYAGAAVKDFVDVYPAAVFAFLTNLIREIIKDAEDVKGDGEIGVKTIATKFGTAASAYISIALTAILLFMVWGAFDLRILPIQFLTVCGLTILPIGAYISYLLISRRGFSEASFGYKLMMVFGLIALIVGKV
- a CDS encoding POTRA domain-containing protein, encoding MKFFIAAAAILHSLLFLVINANAQPKIATAGWKIAHVKFVGSDAISNIDLLEYFKPLNFSSKDTARIKAGISSIQEKYFSEGYLLFKVDSSSLSADTASPTLTIYLSEGPRLTIGKLLITGNKFFTFADLTTEFATRVGSPLNQDDLEKDIDYIIGKYNNSGFPLTKVHIDSIFVYGGDGTDSLGVALSVNEGERFRINAVRVEGNTETKDYVVLRAMRILPGAYYDQSEMANAKQRLQKLGFFQSVSDPELFEAGDTTGVLVKVVEGNTNTFDGVIGYMPAQLGQSGYFTGMIDISMLNLFGSGRKFRAMWHQETKLTQELEIGYAEPYIFGYPINAEFDFAQRQQDTTSVTRNFGVSGTFLFNDNFNGSTSISTLSTTPLQNSNNNYFVYESSVLNLGVGITFDTRDDIYSPRQGVLYLTQIQFGEKKIYGPQQLITPTTKLINYTEHLGIDLSLYHEFIARQIFAIGIHGEQVTGTELDQSDMYRLGGTNTIRGYIENQFIATKAAWTNIEYRFATGRESFFFGFLDAGYIYRQSDPIANVPANSLSAYGYGAGAQVETGIGILKASYALGKGDSFVEGKIHFGIVNRF